The Sphaeramia orbicularis chromosome 18, fSphaOr1.1, whole genome shotgun sequence genome contains a region encoding:
- the LOC115439015 gene encoding uncharacterized protein LOC115439015: MARCSGFDVWAVGSDSRRPAWPNWENPNGTPTRSKQREVKSQSRSYTGRHNERRQNMRDRQKLTCHLHTGIFIKRTKTAMFSRGFTKPLIFTLLCLVYFTNAFLDADKLREMKMKVEELQQRHDRLKEYDMPELSALSELMDEGVDLMERLAEYMELLDLPPGFPSLHGYMEKVKKYVWKTKDLTDSQMKEFAGKIQENDKKLRKLRKLINFMEETGAEL; this comes from the exons ATGGCACGGTGTTCGGGGTTTGACGTCTGGGCCGTGGGTAGCGACAGCAGACGACCAGCATGGCCGAActgggaaaaccccaacggaacccCGACTAGGAGCAAACAGAGAGAGGTCAAATCACagtccaggtcatacacggggaggCACAATGAAAGGCGACAGAACAtgagggacaggcaaaaactcaca TGTCACTTACACACAG GTATTTTTATCAAAAGGACAAAGACAGCCATGTTCAGCAGAGGATTCACCAAACCACTGATCTTCACCCTTCTGTGCCTCGTGTACTTTACAAATGCATTTTTGGATGCAGACAAGTTG CGAGAGATGAAGATGAAAGTTGAGGAACTCCAACAAAGGCATGACAGACTGAAG GAGTACGACATGCCAGAGTTGTCGGCACTGTCAGAGCTCATGGATGAAGGTGTAGATCTCATGGAGAGACTGGCAGAATACATGGAACTCCTTGATTTACCTCCGGGGTTTCCATCGCTTCATGGATACATGGAAAAAGTAAAGAAGTATGTGTGGAAAACCAAGGATTTAACAGACAGCCAGATGAAGGAGTTTGCTGGCAAAAttcaagaaaatgacaaaaaactgagaaaactgagaaaattaaTCAATTTCATGGAGGAGACAGGTGCTGAATTGTAA